One Bacteroidota bacterium genomic window, CTACAGCAGATGGCATGCTTATTACGCTGACTTTATTTTCACAGGCTTAACTCTTTTGTAAATAATAACAAGGGTCAGAATTAAAAGCAATAAAGGCCAGATGGAGATCAGTCCAACAAACAACTCACCTACCCAACTCCAGCCTGAAGAAAAAGCACTGCTGATACGAGTAGAGAAAGAAGGTTTATCATTATTGACTGCAGTGGCATTCAGTATTACATAAAAAGTAAGATTAATGGTACTGTAAGAGGCTGAGTGTGTAAGATAATTTACACGGCCAGACGCTGATTCAATATCTTCCTGTACATCATTGATCTCAGATTGCACATTGAGGATCTCTTCCATATTCTTTGCCTGCTTTAGCAGATCAAGATATTTCAAACGTATTTGCCGTTTGGCTTCTATTCTCGATTTTGTATCTACAACTTCAGCAGTTACATCTTCTGAACTGATTCTCTTTTCATTGATCTTTTCAACACCGGTTGTAACAAGCGATAAAGCATTATCAAACTGGTCAACCGGAACTTTTACTACCAATGTATTCTCCAACTTATACTCGGTTTGTGTTTGCTGTTCCTGGGCGACATAACCGCCCAACTGTGTTACTTTTTCCCTGATAGATCTGTAAAAATCATTGTACTTCTTTACTTCGAGATTAAGGTTTGCCGTTTTGATTATCTTTTTGTCCCAGTCTATTTTAGGCACGGGCTGAGTTTGCTTTTTTTGTTTCTCTTGATCATCTGATTTTTTATCTGAAACCTGGAAGAAGTTACTTGTGGCAGAATCTGTAAACCCTGCCAACTGCTGCTTTTTTTCTTCACCTTTATTAACCTCTCTGTCCAGTTGCTGTATGGCCATCGCAGATTTATCGGTTTTTGATTTGCAGGCAAACAGAATTAGTGCCGCTAAAGCGGTAATAAAAATTTTCATGGCGATGCTTAAATGATTTGATAATTAGATGCTGCAAAAAGAAAATTGCATAAGCATCATTCTGCGTTGATACCAGAAACTGAAAAAAGGTAACCTTCAGGAAAATGTAAAATGTAGAATATAAAACTGTAAAATAAAAAAGTATGGGTTGTATACCGATAGACTACTAACCAGCAACAAGCATCCAGAAACCAGCTTACTTCTCCCCTGCCAATTCCATTATTATTTTCCATTCATCATCCGTTACAGGCTGACAGGAAAGACGACCTAGACGAACCAGCGCCATATTTGCAAGACGCTTATCTTTTTTAATTATATCCAGCGGGACAGGATTTTTTAATTTCTTATGCGCTTTCAGATCTACTGCTACCCAACGATCATCATCTATTGTTGGGTCCTGGTAAAACTCTTTTACAACTTTGGCAATACCAACTATATCCAGTCCTTCATTGCTATGATAAAATAAAACCTCATCTCCTTTTTTCATTGCTTTCAAATGTCCTCTTGC contains:
- a CDS encoding DUF4349 domain-containing protein; the encoded protein is MKIFITALAALILFACKSKTDKSAMAIQQLDREVNKGEEKKQQLAGFTDSATSNFFQVSDKKSDDQEKQKKQTQPVPKIDWDKKIIKTANLNLEVKKYNDFYRSIREKVTQLGGYVAQEQQTQTEYKLENTLVVKVPVDQFDNALSLVTTGVEKINEKRISSEDVTAEVVDTKSRIEAKRQIRLKYLDLLKQAKNMEEILNVQSEINDVQEDIESASGRVNYLTHSASYSTINLTFYVILNATAVNNDKPSFSTRISSAFSSGWSWVGELFVGLISIWPLLLLILTLVIIYKRVKPVKIKSA
- a CDS encoding EVE domain-containing protein, giving the protein MAYWLVKSEPSAYSWDQLVTDKQTAWTGVRNYAARGHLKAMKKGDEVLFYHSNEGLDIVGIAKVVKEFYQDPTIDDDRWVAVDLKAHKKLKNPVPLDIIKKDKRLANMALVRLGRLSCQPVTDDEWKIIMELAGEK